A single window of Novipirellula galeiformis DNA harbors:
- a CDS encoding tyrosine-type recombinase/integrase produces MVNYDHLPAASRYFDGKLYQNMNDDLQLAGMSKRTVHGYLRAVRQLADYCEKRPNRITEAELRRYFLYLKNEKQFAYGSIRVAFSGIKFFYSRTCKRNWQTLATMKLQRSKTMPEVLTIEQVHRIVNACRVERIAAFFWTTYSMGLRLEEARNLQVGDIDSQRMMVHIHRGKGAKD; encoded by the coding sequence ATGGTTAACTACGATCACCTTCCCGCTGCATCTCGTTACTTCGACGGCAAGCTCTATCAGAACATGAACGACGACCTGCAGCTCGCAGGCATGAGCAAACGCACCGTGCACGGCTACCTGCGAGCCGTGCGACAACTGGCCGACTACTGCGAAAAACGCCCCAACCGGATCACCGAAGCCGAACTGCGACGATACTTCCTGTACCTCAAAAACGAAAAACAATTCGCGTACGGGTCGATCCGTGTAGCATTCTCTGGCATCAAGTTCTTCTACTCGCGAACCTGCAAGCGGAACTGGCAGACGCTCGCCACAATGAAGCTGCAGCGGTCCAAAACGATGCCGGAGGTGCTTACCATCGAACAGGTGCACCGCATCGTCAACGCTTGCCGAGTCGAGCGGATCGCAGCCTTCTTTTGGACGACCTACTCGATGGGCTTGCGGCTCGAGGAAGCTCGCAACCTGCAAGTCGGTGACATTGATTCCCAGCGGATGATGGTTCACATTCATCGAGGCAAAGGCGCCAAAGATC